From Alkalidesulfovibrio alkalitolerans DSM 16529, a single genomic window includes:
- the pspA gene encoding phage shock protein PspA, which yields MGIFSRFKDIISANLNSMLDKAEDPEKMIRLMVREMEETLVELKASCASAMAARASVARDLDALSAKVGTWEERARLAVSKGRDDLAREALAEKKRLARRIESLDEELGQADALVGQAQEDIAALEAKLASAREKQRMLVQRHGRAEHRTRCRRRIQAAESSDAFLRFDRFEREIERMEAEAEVEGLSRGKRSDLEDEFRQLERDEDVERELSSIKRDLEREPRA from the coding sequence ATGGGCATCTTCTCCCGTTTCAAGGATATCATCAGCGCAAACCTGAACTCCATGCTCGACAAGGCCGAGGATCCGGAGAAGATGATCCGGCTCATGGTTCGCGAGATGGAAGAGACGCTCGTCGAACTCAAGGCTTCGTGCGCCTCGGCCATGGCAGCCCGAGCTTCGGTGGCCCGGGATCTGGACGCTCTTTCCGCCAAGGTTGGAACCTGGGAGGAACGCGCTCGGCTCGCCGTGAGCAAGGGCCGGGACGATCTGGCGCGCGAGGCGCTGGCCGAGAAGAAGCGCCTGGCGCGGCGCATCGAAAGTCTGGACGAGGAACTGGGCCAGGCCGACGCCCTGGTGGGCCAGGCCCAGGAAGACATCGCCGCGCTCGAAGCCAAGCTCGCCTCGGCGCGCGAAAAGCAGCGCATGCTCGTGCAGCGGCACGGCAGGGCCGAGCATCGAACCCGTTGCCGTCGCCGAATCCAGGCCGCCGAATCGTCCGACGCCTTCTTGCGCTTCGATCGTTTCGAGCGCGAGATCGAGCGCATGGAAGCCGAAGCCGAGGTGGAGGGGCTGTCTCGGGGAAAACGCTCCGATCTGGAGGACGAATTCCGGCAGCTTGAGCGCGACGAGGACGTGGAGCGTGAACTTTCGAGCATCAAGCGAGATTTGGAGCGGGAGCCGCGCGCGTAG
- a CDS encoding sigma 54-interacting transcriptional regulator, producing MEATLSSPGFEFLGESEPVQTFLDDLARAAVVERPVLFVGERGTGKELAAARLHYLSPRWQNPFMALNCAALAPSLIEDELFGHEPGAFTGALKRRQGRFEAAHGGTLFLDEIGALALSAQEKMLRVVEYGLLQRLGSSNERRVDVRVVGAANVDLPRLADEGRFKRDLLDRLAFVVLTLPPLRARGEDIELLARHFARRFALEMGRDEPDFAPSALARLLAHDWPGNVRELKNVVERAVFSARGDLVEEVVFDPFASPWRPAPSIAAREVGSAAEEPSAQDADTGRLAAVDLSRPLAEQVENLKISLAREALVRARHNRRAAAVMLGLTYDQFRALLRRHAARILE from the coding sequence ATGGAAGCGACGCTGTCATCCCCAGGATTCGAATTCCTCGGCGAGAGCGAGCCGGTGCAGACATTTCTGGACGACCTGGCGCGGGCTGCGGTCGTGGAGCGGCCGGTGCTGTTCGTGGGAGAGCGTGGCACGGGCAAGGAGTTGGCAGCCGCGCGGCTGCATTATCTCTCGCCGCGCTGGCAAAATCCGTTCATGGCGCTCAATTGCGCCGCCCTGGCCCCAAGCCTCATCGAGGACGAATTGTTCGGCCACGAGCCCGGAGCCTTCACCGGCGCACTCAAACGCCGCCAGGGGAGGTTCGAGGCCGCGCACGGCGGCACGCTCTTTCTGGACGAGATCGGCGCGCTGGCCCTTTCGGCGCAGGAAAAGATGTTGCGCGTGGTGGAGTACGGGCTTTTGCAGCGCCTGGGATCGAGCAACGAGAGGCGGGTGGACGTGCGCGTGGTGGGCGCGGCCAACGTGGACCTGCCGCGCTTGGCCGACGAGGGACGCTTCAAGCGCGATCTCTTGGATCGGCTGGCCTTCGTGGTTCTGACATTGCCGCCGCTTCGTGCACGCGGGGAGGACATCGAGCTTTTGGCGAGGCACTTCGCCCGCCGTTTCGCCCTGGAGATGGGCAGGGACGAGCCGGATTTCGCGCCGTCCGCGCTTGCGCGCCTCCTGGCCCACGACTGGCCGGGCAACGTGCGCGAGTTGAAGAACGTGGTGGAGCGTGCGGTTTTCTCGGCCAGGGGCGACCTCGTCGAGGAGGTGGTATTCGATCCCTTTGCATCGCCCTGGCGGCCCGCACCGTCAATTGCAGCGCGCGAAGTGGGCTCGGCGGCAGAAGAGCCCTCTGCCCAAGACGCCGACACGGGACGGTTGGCCGCTGTGGATTTGAGCAGGCCGTTGGCCGAGCAGGTGGAGAATCTGAAGATTTCGCTTGCGCGCGAGGCCCTGGTCCGCGCACGGCACAATCGCCGAGCCGCGGCCGTGATGCTCGGGCTGACCTATGACCAGTTCAGGGCGCTTTTGCGTCGTCACGCGGCCCGCATTCTCGAATGA
- a CDS encoding PspC domain-containing protein yields the protein MNADRPGPYRARNGFLLGVLKGLSAYSGLSLFWIRVVYVMVTLFTGVWPGVGVYLLAALLLKPEPPMEIADSEARDLYDTYAASPRAALKGLKRRFETLERRIRRMEDVVTSREFDWERRLRR from the coding sequence ATGAACGCTGATCGGCCAGGACCTTACCGCGCCCGGAACGGATTTTTGCTTGGCGTGCTCAAGGGTCTTTCCGCCTATTCGGGCCTTTCACTCTTCTGGATACGCGTGGTCTACGTTATGGTGACACTCTTCACGGGCGTGTGGCCGGGCGTGGGTGTATATCTTCTGGCCGCGCTGCTGCTCAAGCCCGAGCCGCCCATGGAGATCGCCGATTCCGAGGCGCGCGACCTTTACGACACCTATGCCGCCTCGCCACGCGCCGCCCTCAAAGGCTTAAAGCGCCGTTTCGAGACGCTGGAGCGGCGCATCCGGCGCATGGAAGACGTGGTCACGAGCCGTGAGTTCGACTGGGAGCGCCGCCTGCGACGCTGA
- a CDS encoding S1C family serine protease, whose translation MRCAKASAIMVSCILFAMLVGCKSTGQHGEVQYNMFYGPDDHIAELLAEGKVDEASTIYNSHSAVLDPAKAKDKALIDELARALRQDIEPKIASLLDGFGKTSWPAPHEDWLAIRALLNDAGQTIEHVQAQSVLALPDQKPAGFDALVVAHKTLIARVEAGADEAFASYPIFEDSHFFSDYPVPLDAESFLARNRECIQERLAAATPRDIAAMYATYRGDLGAACQENVAENYFCSLVGGDPKAASIPALLKAAADVRKADMPLARIEQIKIAVVNVTSPTLIQEKQIEFPLHIDVDMPFDVEAAPLESAFDGAGAKAADVLVVMSVAMARTDRDMAEGGMIPSRLLAGYKEIPNPEYEKTRLELEQTSARKTAADIRASIPRYGLAAFAQIADAIAAAALGQEVEDLTEKLVNTPRTLKDPVYQDYSVRRIEVDSVKHATVNYYVIDKRAMTMFSDTFDARIQNSFSVVYDVQETDVNKENLYAQHASENAVLDYEKEPLVVPLSAILAEFGKGADQAERIASLGQVMETLVADRNLALASAAARTFTDARNDQRFDHVVKIHNLKGGSGSGFYVAEDMVMTNYHVVEGTKVPVLKNYDGIEMTGTVVAHDVRLDLALIKVSKRGIPVTFYSANELDLGSQVDLIGHPEGFDFTITRGVVSAVRRARSAYGDLGRPVLYVQSDVAANPGNSGGPVFLNDKVVAVCDWTKRGSQNLNFFIHYSEVLEFLHKRGVRPRT comes from the coding sequence ATGCGCTGCGCAAAAGCTTCAGCGATCATGGTGAGTTGTATTCTCTTCGCCATGCTGGTGGGCTGCAAGAGCACCGGCCAGCATGGCGAAGTACAATACAACATGTTCTACGGCCCGGACGACCACATCGCCGAACTGCTTGCCGAGGGCAAGGTCGACGAGGCATCCACGATTTACAACTCCCACTCCGCCGTCCTCGACCCGGCCAAGGCCAAGGACAAGGCCCTCATCGACGAATTGGCCCGCGCGCTGCGGCAGGATATCGAGCCCAAGATCGCCAGTTTGCTCGATGGCTTTGGGAAGACGTCCTGGCCCGCCCCGCACGAGGACTGGCTGGCCATCCGCGCACTGCTGAACGACGCCGGGCAGACCATTGAGCACGTCCAGGCGCAATCCGTGCTCGCCCTGCCGGACCAAAAACCCGCCGGTTTCGACGCACTCGTTGTAGCGCACAAAACGCTGATCGCGCGGGTCGAGGCGGGCGCAGACGAGGCATTCGCCTCCTACCCCATCTTCGAGGACAGCCACTTTTTCAGCGACTACCCGGTGCCCCTGGACGCGGAAAGCTTTCTGGCCAGGAACCGGGAGTGCATCCAGGAGCGGCTGGCTGCGGCCACCCCGCGCGACATCGCGGCCATGTACGCCACCTACAGGGGCGACCTGGGCGCGGCCTGCCAGGAGAACGTGGCGGAAAACTACTTCTGCAGCCTCGTGGGCGGAGATCCCAAGGCCGCGAGCATCCCCGCGCTGCTCAAGGCGGCGGCCGACGTGCGCAAGGCGGACATGCCCCTTGCCCGCATCGAGCAGATCAAGATCGCGGTCGTCAACGTCACCAGCCCCACCCTGATCCAAGAAAAACAGATCGAATTCCCCTTGCACATCGACGTGGACATGCCCTTCGATGTCGAGGCCGCTCCCCTGGAAAGCGCCTTCGACGGCGCCGGGGCCAAAGCCGCCGACGTGCTCGTGGTCATGAGCGTGGCCATGGCCCGCACCGACCGCGACATGGCCGAGGGCGGAATGATTCCCTCGCGCCTTCTGGCCGGGTACAAGGAGATTCCCAACCCCGAATACGAAAAAACGAGGCTGGAGCTTGAGCAGACTTCGGCCCGCAAGACCGCCGCGGACATCCGGGCCTCGATCCCTCGCTACGGGCTGGCCGCCTTCGCGCAGATAGCCGACGCGATCGCTGCCGCCGCCCTGGGCCAGGAGGTCGAAGACCTGACAGAGAAGCTGGTGAACACGCCCAGAACGCTGAAGGATCCGGTCTATCAGGACTACTCGGTGCGCCGCATCGAAGTCGATTCCGTCAAGCATGCCACGGTCAACTATTACGTCATCGATAAGCGCGCCATGACCATGTTCAGCGACACCTTCGACGCCCGCATCCAGAATTCGTTCTCCGTGGTCTACGACGTCCAGGAAACGGACGTGAACAAGGAGAACCTCTACGCGCAGCACGCATCGGAAAATGCCGTCCTCGACTATGAGAAGGAACCGCTTGTGGTCCCGCTCTCGGCCATTCTGGCCGAGTTCGGCAAGGGTGCGGACCAGGCCGAGCGCATCGCCTCGCTGGGACAGGTCATGGAAACGCTCGTGGCGGACCGCAACCTGGCCCTGGCCTCCGCCGCCGCCCGCACCTTCACCGACGCCCGCAACGACCAGCGCTTCGACCACGTGGTCAAGATCCACAACCTCAAGGGAGGGTCAGGCTCCGGGTTCTACGTGGCCGAGGACATGGTCATGACCAACTATCACGTCGTCGAGGGCACCAAGGTGCCGGTGCTCAAGAACTACGACGGCATCGAGATGACCGGAACGGTCGTGGCTCACGACGTACGTCTCGACTTGGCCCTGATCAAGGTCAGCAAGCGCGGCATTCCCGTGACCTTCTACAGCGCGAACGAACTCGACCTGGGCTCGCAGGTCGATCTTATCGGCCACCCCGAAGGCTTCGACTTTACCATCACCCGGGGGGTCGTCAGCGCCGTGCGCCGCGCCCGTAGCGCTTACGGAGATCTGGGCAGGCCCGTGCTCTACGTGCAGTCCGACGTGGCCGCCAACCCCGGCAATTCCGGCGGACCGGTCTTTCTCAACGACAAAGTCGTGGCCGTCTGCGATTGGACCAAGCGGGGTTCGCAGAATCTCAACTTCTTCATCCATTACTCCGAGGTCCTGGAATTCCTGCATAAACGGGGCGTGCGTCCGCGCACATAG
- a CDS encoding amphi-Trp domain-containing protein, with protein sequence MEAKAMRVEGLLRVADAGAVLCNLGECLMAGEIAVAREGVLVRLAPGRLAQVSFKAKSRAGKGKLGLKLEWSAAPGKDGDMESFPQLAVMHGVRVGPGEIVAPKLLKKLAAKGRVSAPRVAALLADLAMGFGTGRADIVGEKGLVSMSPGDTVAASLKLKAGEKGQRLSLKLFWGPDVRGETSDVTAFFTPPRQGVVAPGGVPGSACKNIFDGPQRPGESESGGVDPARMWERAQAAGRRDEAEAVAVREQAGSPAMRPEAGSLAMRPEAGSLATRPESASPAIRPEPALPSLRTEGAAPAAAEAKPTPPAPASAAKKPAPAKKPAPKSASKSKPPSSAKKASPAQPATGKASAKPSAKKPAPAKKAAPAKTPAKGK encoded by the coding sequence ATGGAAGCCAAGGCCATGCGTGTGGAGGGGCTGCTTCGCGTCGCCGATGCCGGAGCGGTGCTGTGCAATCTGGGCGAATGCCTGATGGCGGGCGAGATCGCCGTGGCCAGGGAGGGAGTGCTCGTGCGCCTCGCTCCGGGCAGGCTGGCGCAAGTCTCGTTCAAGGCCAAGAGCCGTGCGGGCAAGGGCAAGCTCGGACTGAAGCTGGAATGGAGCGCCGCGCCCGGCAAGGACGGCGACATGGAATCCTTCCCGCAACTCGCCGTGATGCATGGGGTTCGCGTCGGCCCCGGCGAGATCGTCGCGCCGAAGCTGCTCAAAAAGCTCGCGGCCAAGGGCCGCGTGAGCGCGCCGCGCGTGGCCGCGCTGCTCGCCGATCTGGCCATGGGGTTTGGCACCGGCCGCGCGGACATCGTCGGCGAGAAGGGGCTGGTCAGCATGTCGCCCGGCGACACCGTGGCCGCGAGCCTGAAGCTCAAGGCCGGGGAGAAGGGGCAGCGGCTTTCGCTCAAGCTTTTCTGGGGTCCGGACGTGCGCGGCGAGACGAGCGACGTGACCGCGTTCTTCACGCCGCCCAGGCAAGGCGTGGTCGCGCCGGGCGGGGTGCCCGGCTCCGCCTGCAAGAATATTTTCGACGGCCCGCAGAGGCCGGGCGAAAGTGAGTCAGGCGGCGTCGATCCAGCCCGGATGTGGGAGCGCGCTCAGGCTGCGGGCAGGCGCGACGAGGCCGAGGCTGTGGCCGTGCGTGAGCAGGCCGGTTCCCCGGCCATGCGGCCCGAGGCGGGGTCTTTGGCCATGCGCCCGGAAGCCGGGTCCTTGGCCACGCGGCCCGAATCTGCCTCTCCGGCGATCAGGCCCGAGCCCGCCCTGCCGTCGCTTCGCACCGAAGGCGCGGCCCCGGCCGCTGCCGAAGCAAAGCCCACGCCACCCGCCCCGGCGAGCGCGGCGAAAAAACCCGCTCCGGCGAAAAAGCCCGCGCCGAAATCCGCTTCGAAATCCAAGCCGCCATCCAGCGCGAAAAAAGCGTCGCCCGCACAACCGGCAACGGGCAAGGCTTCGGCCAAGCCCTCGGCCAAGAAGCCCGCCCCGGCCAAAAAGGCGGCTCCGGCCAAGACTCCGGCCAAGGGCAAATAA
- a CDS encoding cobyrinate a,c-diamide synthase — protein sequence MQQLPRLIISGLSGGSGKTIVSLGLARAFARAGTVVAPFKKGPDYIDAAWLGLAAGRACANLDTFLMPEEAVRGLFARRASRDGIAIIEGNRGLFDGGDAQGTYSTAELAKLLRAPVILVVDATKMTRTAAAVIQGCCIFDPGLRPSGVILNQTAGPRHRDILRESIERYTDVPVLGMLPKIGQNPIPERHMGLWSDREMDGAAVLDPLADFVADNCDLDAIFRLARSAPALGHFPEPLFASEEPGEPVTIGVVRDAALWFYYPENIEALERAGARIEYVSILTPDFWPEIHGLYLGGGFPETQAEAIAARADVRARVRAMSEDGMPIYAECGGFMYLARALETGGRRFPMAGALPVETRLCAKPQGLGYVTAQVVRQNPFHPEGMNLKAHEFHYSHCPVPAEGLGDLCLELSRGKGMGGGRDGLLARNTFAAYSHIHALGAPHWAPGFVAAARACKARMRQS from the coding sequence GTGCAGCAACTTCCCCGCCTCATCATTTCCGGCCTTTCCGGCGGCTCGGGCAAGACCATCGTTTCGCTCGGTCTGGCCAGGGCTTTTGCCCGCGCCGGCACGGTCGTGGCTCCTTTCAAGAAGGGCCCGGACTACATAGACGCGGCCTGGCTCGGTTTGGCCGCTGGGCGCGCTTGCGCCAATCTCGACACCTTTCTCATGCCCGAAGAGGCCGTGCGAGGGCTTTTCGCACGTCGCGCCTCCCGCGATGGCATCGCCATCATCGAAGGCAACCGTGGGCTGTTCGACGGTGGCGACGCACAAGGCACGTATTCCACGGCCGAGCTCGCCAAGCTCTTGCGAGCCCCGGTCATCCTGGTCGTGGACGCCACCAAGATGACCCGCACGGCCGCGGCGGTGATCCAGGGCTGCTGCATCTTCGACCCTGGTCTTCGGCCCTCCGGCGTGATCCTCAATCAGACAGCCGGACCACGTCACCGCGACATCCTGCGCGAGTCCATCGAGCGCTACACCGACGTTCCCGTTCTGGGCATGCTGCCCAAGATCGGCCAAAACCCCATCCCCGAGCGACACATGGGGCTGTGGTCGGATCGCGAGATGGACGGCGCGGCCGTGCTCGACCCTCTGGCCGATTTCGTGGCCGACAACTGCGATCTGGACGCCATCTTCCGACTGGCGCGCTCGGCTCCGGCGTTGGGTCATTTTCCCGAACCGCTCTTTGCTTCCGAGGAGCCCGGCGAGCCCGTGACCATCGGCGTGGTGCGCGACGCCGCGCTGTGGTTCTACTACCCGGAGAACATCGAAGCCCTTGAGCGCGCGGGAGCACGAATCGAGTACGTCAGCATCCTGACCCCTGATTTCTGGCCCGAAATACACGGGCTCTACCTTGGCGGCGGTTTCCCCGAGACCCAGGCGGAAGCCATTGCGGCCCGGGCCGACGTCCGGGCACGGGTGCGGGCCATGTCTGAGGATGGTATGCCGATCTACGCCGAGTGCGGCGGTTTCATGTATCTGGCGCGCGCCCTTGAGACCGGTGGACGCAGATTTCCCATGGCCGGAGCACTGCCCGTGGAGACCAGGCTTTGCGCGAAACCCCAGGGGCTTGGCTATGTCACGGCCCAGGTCGTGCGGCAAAATCCCTTCCACCCGGAGGGTATGAACCTCAAGGCTCACGAATTCCACTATTCCCACTGCCCGGTTCCGGCCGAGGGGCTGGGCGATCTCTGCCTCGAACTATCGCGCGGGAAGGGCATGGGCGGTGGCCGCGACGGGCTGCTCGCGCGTAACACTTTCGCCGCATACAGCCACATCCACGCCCTCGGCGCCCCTCATTGGGCTCCTGGATTCGTGGCCGCCGCGCGCGCCTGCAAGGCGCGCATGCGCCAATCCTGA
- a CDS encoding amphi-Trp domain-containing protein translates to MSKSKLFEIEETQLTYNAAVLLHHIADGLARGSLRLNDGSGEHVLEVGKQVKVSCSAKSKEKSDGFKNKLEIEVTWYAPLEGSR, encoded by the coding sequence ATGTCCAAGTCAAAGCTTTTCGAGATCGAGGAAACGCAACTCACCTACAACGCGGCCGTGCTCTTGCACCACATCGCCGACGGTCTGGCGCGCGGCAGCCTGCGGCTCAACGACGGCAGCGGCGAGCACGTCCTGGAAGTGGGCAAGCAGGTCAAGGTTTCGTGTTCGGCCAAGAGCAAGGAGAAGTCTGACGGCTTCAAGAACAAGCTCGAAATCGAGGTCACGTGGTACGCCCCGCTGGAGGGCTCCCGCTAG
- a CDS encoding sensor histidine kinase, translated as MNDRPLHLLKRSLARDLSIGIIVIAAVTAVAAIFLLYQGAERRADRDLAEMGDSYLRFLQETLRIPLWEMNDVAVMEIGLTFNQNVLVERLEIFDAWGRPLFATKGEPSADTVTRAGDVTYDGQVIGSVRLHLSLASHQEEMRGLVRLFALAGIAVLLAIGLATGMLLRVFLNRSFDAVNGLVQAYAAGNYDEPAPRIPYAEFGPVVEMLTRMGETIRRQMSELRAAEAKYRSIFENAAHGIIRTTADGRILNANLAAARIMGCDSVQDLLSRDGLLISGFYLDENLRKNLLETLRAAGSASVMAPFRNIQGEELWIEVHLHGIMDDAGNLVEIEGIFADVTERRAAERGLQASLAEKEVLLKEVHHRVKNNLQVVSSLLYLQSASIEDERMSEIFKESQGRVAAMAQVHEELYNAHDLSSVDLSVYAANLMGKVLMSFCGNSVEFVRETLPVRVSLDDAVPCALILHELVTNACKHAFAGRTGGRLRLRLCEEGGMVVMRLDDDGPGFPEGFDPELSESLGMLLVQRLSGQLQGGFVFGKSDLGGAFARIEFPLHADRHAPPP; from the coding sequence ATGAACGACAGACCGTTGCACTTGCTCAAGCGCTCGCTGGCGCGCGATCTCTCCATCGGCATAATCGTCATCGCGGCGGTGACGGCGGTGGCCGCCATCTTTTTGCTCTACCAGGGCGCGGAGCGCCGGGCCGATCGGGACCTAGCCGAGATGGGCGACAGCTATCTGCGCTTTCTGCAGGAGACGCTGCGCATACCGTTGTGGGAGATGAACGACGTCGCGGTGATGGAGATCGGCCTGACCTTCAACCAGAACGTGCTGGTTGAACGGCTGGAGATATTCGACGCCTGGGGTCGGCCGCTGTTCGCGACCAAGGGCGAGCCCTCGGCCGACACGGTCACCCGCGCGGGCGATGTGACCTATGACGGACAGGTGATCGGGAGCGTCCGTTTGCATCTTTCCCTGGCCTCGCACCAGGAGGAGATGCGTGGGCTCGTGCGCCTGTTCGCTTTGGCGGGGATCGCCGTGCTGTTGGCCATCGGGCTGGCCACGGGCATGCTGCTCCGCGTGTTTCTCAATCGGTCCTTCGACGCCGTGAACGGGCTTGTGCAAGCCTACGCGGCGGGAAACTATGACGAGCCCGCGCCACGAATCCCGTATGCCGAGTTCGGGCCCGTGGTCGAGATGCTGACCCGCATGGGCGAAACCATCCGCCGCCAGATGAGCGAGTTGCGCGCGGCCGAGGCCAAGTACCGCTCCATTTTCGAGAACGCCGCGCACGGCATCATCAGGACCACGGCGGATGGCCGCATACTGAACGCGAACCTGGCTGCCGCGCGCATAATGGGCTGCGACTCGGTACAAGACCTTTTGTCCCGCGACGGACTCCTGATTTCGGGATTCTATCTCGACGAAAATTTGCGAAAGAATTTGCTCGAGACTTTGCGCGCCGCGGGCTCGGCCTCGGTCATGGCTCCGTTTCGCAACATCCAGGGCGAGGAACTGTGGATCGAGGTCCACCTGCACGGCATAATGGACGATGCAGGCAACCTCGTGGAGATTGAGGGTATCTTCGCCGACGTCACCGAGCGGCGCGCGGCCGAGAGAGGCCTTCAGGCTTCTTTGGCCGAAAAGGAAGTGCTGCTCAAGGAGGTCCATCACCGGGTCAAGAACAACCTACAGGTGGTCTCAAGCCTGCTCTATCTCCAATCCGCGAGCATCGAGGACGAGCGGATGAGCGAGATATTCAAGGAGAGCCAGGGGCGGGTTGCGGCCATGGCCCAGGTGCACGAGGAGTTGTACAACGCCCACGATCTCTCCAGCGTGGACCTTTCCGTGTACGCGGCCAATCTCATGGGCAAGGTTCTCATGTCGTTTTGCGGAAATTCCGTGGAGTTCGTGCGCGAAACGCTTCCAGTCCGGGTCTCGCTCGACGATGCCGTGCCTTGCGCCCTGATCCTGCACGAACTCGTGACCAACGCCTGCAAGCACGCCTTTGCAGGGCGGACGGGCGGACGGCTTCGTCTTCGGTTGTGCGAGGAGGGCGGGATGGTCGTCATGCGGCTGGACGACGACGGGCCAGGTTTTCCGGAGGGATTTGATCCGGAGCTTTCCGAATCCCTGGGCATGCTCCTGGTGCAGCGGTTGAGCGGCCAGCTACAGGGCGGTTTTGTCTTCGGAAAGAGCGATCTGGGCGGGGCCTTCGCGCGAATCGAGTTTCCCTTGCATGCGGACCGACACGCCCCTCCACCCTAG
- the traT gene encoding complement resistance protein TraT produces MIRFARCLTFSALALVLAAGLFACAPSGQRMGMVKDPDTGILYGSAIARNIVIDSSQFENRKIKVVIRNTSGDPSFDLYDLKGRLEQAYAAKGYEPTQGDDFGLRLDVNVTYSGQIRQDMAAEGALIGGAAGGLGGYSYRNQAGHTVAGTVAGATVGAILGSYATDNTYIVIADTRLGVMRHKSAHKSTTIVFEGSQFKERKTNYQSFDSVVDNRIAAYAGGRLVSQGEVAEGVRGRFLRILSDVI; encoded by the coding sequence ATGATCCGATTCGCACGTTGCCTCACCTTTTCGGCCCTGGCCCTCGTCCTGGCTGCCGGGCTTTTCGCCTGCGCTCCCTCGGGACAGCGCATGGGTATGGTCAAGGACCCGGATACCGGCATCCTCTACGGCTCGGCCATCGCCCGCAACATCGTCATCGACTCCTCGCAGTTCGAGAACAGGAAGATCAAGGTCGTCATTCGCAACACCTCGGGCGACCCGAGCTTCGACCTTTACGATCTCAAGGGACGCCTGGAACAGGCGTATGCGGCCAAGGGCTACGAACCCACGCAGGGCGACGACTTCGGGCTCCGGCTGGACGTGAACGTGACCTATTCCGGACAGATCCGCCAGGACATGGCCGCCGAAGGTGCGCTCATCGGCGGCGCGGCCGGGGGATTGGGCGGCTACAGCTACAGGAACCAGGCTGGGCACACGGTGGCCGGGACCGTGGCCGGAGCCACGGTGGGCGCGATCCTCGGCAGCTACGCCACGGACAACACCTACATCGTCATCGCGGACACGCGGCTTGGTGTCATGCGCCACAAAAGCGCCCACAAGTCCACCACCATCGTTTTCGAGGGCAGCCAGTTCAAGGAACGCAAGACCAATTACCAAAGCTTCGACTCGGTGGTGGACAACAGGATCGCGGCCTATGCGGGCGGCCGCCTGGTCTCGCAAGGCGAAGTGGCTGAGGGCGTGCGCGGCCGCTTTCTGCGCATCCTCTCCGACGTGATCTGA
- a CDS encoding substrate-binding periplasmic protein, which translates to MAEEPLRVTYLERPPYYHTQNGRPAGFLNDITAEVLARAGIEASFKALPAKRILDEIMVAGMAACSVGWFKTPEREAAARFSLPLWRDPPYVALMRAETAARFGEHSSLSALFGDAGLRLGVLDGFSYGDPIDARITAEARDVYRMTGSQRQLARMLAEGRVDYMLIAPLEIVALLESSGLATDEFGTVALDDVPPGPTRHLICGRGVSVGVMKRIDRAIRELYPNAEPAP; encoded by the coding sequence GTGGCCGAAGAGCCGTTGCGGGTGACCTACCTCGAACGTCCGCCCTATTATCACACCCAGAACGGCCGACCGGCTGGATTCCTGAACGACATCACGGCCGAGGTTCTCGCGCGGGCCGGGATCGAGGCGTCCTTCAAGGCGCTGCCCGCCAAGCGTATCCTCGACGAGATCATGGTTGCGGGCATGGCCGCTTGTTCGGTGGGCTGGTTCAAGACGCCCGAGCGCGAGGCCGCGGCCCGCTTCAGCCTGCCGCTGTGGCGCGACCCGCCCTACGTGGCCCTCATGCGCGCGGAAACGGCCGCGCGGTTTGGGGAGCATTCTTCCCTGTCCGCTCTCTTTGGCGATGCGGGGCTGCGCCTGGGCGTGCTAGACGGGTTTTCCTACGGCGACCCCATTGACGCTCGCATCACGGCCGAGGCGCGCGACGTGTACCGCATGACCGGTTCGCAGCGCCAGCTTGCCCGCATGCTCGCCGAAGGCAGGGTGGACTATATGCTCATCGCGCCCCTGGAGATCGTCGCCCTGCTGGAAAGCTCGGGTCTCGCGACCGACGAGTTCGGCACGGTCGCGTTGGACGATGTGCCTCCGGGACCGACGCGGCACTTGATCTGCGGCCGGGGCGTCTCCGTCGGCGTCATGAAACGCATAGACCGAGCCATTCGTGAATTGTACCCGAATGCGGAGCCTGCGCCATGA